The sequence TTAGTCCAGGAACCACCACTATCGGAGGATTTGAAAATCAGTCCATTGTTTCCACAAACATAAACGACCTTTTGAGATGGAGCGGATATACCGAAAAATACACCATCCCCAATTATTTCAGAGGAAACTGATAGCCAGACTGAATCACTCATTTCATTGCGCAGAACAGTTGGCGCTGCACGTAAATCTCCTTGAACACCAACAATATATCCCGGACCACTACCAGAAGAAAATTCCCCATCAAATGCTTCTGAACCTAAGCCATGAAAGAAAGTTGCAATCTCTTCCCAATTACCAGACGGGAATTCCATTTTGCGATATAGGGAATTAGAAGTAAGAGCATAGATTGGTAAGGATTGTATATATGGTCCACGCCACGAGAAAATAGAACGAATAGGAGAGTTGCTTATTTTTTCTGATGCCCAGGTTTTACCGCTATCTAGCGAATGACAGATCCAGCCGGAGTCTGCACCAATATAAATGTTGCCGGGTGCAAGATATAGTTGAGAAATATAATTTTGAAAATAGGGAGCAGAATGCCATAACCAGGTTCTGCCACCGTCTGATGTGATTCTTATTCCTCCATCACCTGTTGCAATTCCACAAGAAGTATCAAGAAATGAAACGCCATTCCATGGTACAGTTGAAGAAAGCATTATAGTTAAGTTCTTCCATGATTTTCCTGCATCGCTGGTCCTAAGTATAGAGCGACCTTTTCCTACTGCAATAGCAGTAAGTGAATCGATCATAATTACATCGGTAAGTTTTTCATCAGTTCCACTACT is a genomic window of Ignavibacteriales bacterium containing:
- a CDS encoding YCF48-related protein; this translates as MKRVIIILFLISYYQITINAQWIKQSSGTDEKLTDVIMIDSLTAIAVGKGRSILRTSDAGKSWKNLTIMLSSTVPWNGVSFLDTSCGIATGDGGIRITSDGGRTWLWHSAPYFQNYISQLYLAPGNIYIGADSGWICHSLDSGKTWASEKISNSPIRSIFSWRGPYIQSLPIYALTSNSLYRKMEFPSGNWEEIATFFHGLGSEAFDGEFSSGSGPGYIVGVQGDLRAAPTVLRNEMSDSVWLSVSSEIIGDGVFFGISAPSQKVVYVCGNNGLIFKSSDSGGSWTKEIVPTTKNINAIYFFNESRGFGVGDSGLILYKAKDVAAQIENHVEQLPNQFILFQNFPNPFNPTTKISFWNSKFGFVSLKVYDILGNEVATLVNEEIPLSGIAGNYEVEFNGGNLSSGIYFYQLKAGNFSQTKKLILMK